In Solidesulfovibrio carbinoliphilus subsp. oakridgensis, the sequence GGCCAGATGGTCGTCCATGCCCGCCTCCAGGCACCGCTCCCGGTCCTCGGCCATGGCGAACGCGGTCAGGGCCAGGATGGGGATATGCGTCGGATTGGCCGTCCCGCACTGTCCGGCCCGGACGAGCCTGGTCACGGCCAGGCCGTCCATGTCCGGGAGCTGGACATCCATGAGGACCACGTCGAACGGTTCGCGGGAAAGCGCGTCCAGGGCCTCGCGGCCGTTGCCGGCCGTGGCCGGCCGGTGGCCGAACTTGCGCAGCAGATGCAGCATGTACAGCCGGTTGACATCATTGTCGTCAACCACCAGCACGGCCAGGGAAGGCAAATCCTGATCCAGACCATGAGCGTCTTTGGGCACACCCGCTCCTTGGGGCAAAAAGGCATTCCAGGGTTCAACATACGAGGCTTGCCGAAGGTAACACACAATGTTCCAATATCAAGTCCTGCGAGGAAGGTCGATGGTCCGGAATGCGCTCGTCTATAAATAATGGAATCTGCCGTCCCGGACCGGCCGGAAAATACGGTCCCACGGTCGGGAAGACCGGGCCGGCCGAAACGGCCTGGGGCCAACCTTTTGCGCTACGAGAGTGTGGGCCAAACCTTTCCTGCCCCCTGGGGGCCGGGCCGCGGCCGGCCAGGATGCGGCCCCGGCATGGTTCCTGCTTGGTCTTCGGGCCAGGCCCGCCTTGCCGCCCCGCCCCTTGCCCCGGAGCTTTGCGGCATTATGCTTGGGCCAAGCCAACGGAGACCGGATGGATACAAACGACCTGGCCCCTGCCTACGCGGCCCTGCTGGCCCGGGCCCTGCCGGACGGTTCCTTTGCCGTGGCCCCGGGGGCGGCCGCGCGCCCGGACGCCACGGCCTGGGCGGCCCTGGCCCTTTACGCCGCCGGACGGGCGCCGGACGCCGTGGCCGGGGCCCGAAAGGCCCTGGCCGAGGCCCAGCGGCCGGACGGCCGGGTGCCGATTCTGGCCGAACGCCCGGAAGCGGCCTGGCCCACGGCCCTGGCCCTGCTCGCTTGGCGGCCCGACCCGGCCTTGGCGGGACCGGTCCGGTCCGCCGCCGCCTGGCTGGCCGGGCATCCGGGCGCGACCTGGCCGAAAAGCGAAGGCGGCATTTTCGGGCACGACCCGAGCCTCAAGGGCTGGTCCTGGATCGACGGGACGCACTCCTGGGTCGAGCCCACGGCCCAAGCCATGCTGGCCCTGTCCGCCCTGGCCGAACCCCCGGCCGGGGCCCTGGCCGAAGCCGGCCGGATGCTCCTCGACCGCCAGCTCCCGGACGGCGGCTGGAACTACGGCAACACCAGGGTCTTTCAGAATACGCTTTTGCCCATTCCCGAGTGTACGGGCCATGCCCTGGCCGCCCTGGCCGTCCTGCCCGGCGGCCCGCCCCGGCAGGCCGTGGCCAAGAGCCTGGCCTACCTGGCCGGCCCGGAGTGCGCGGCCGCCACACCCCTGGCCGCCGCCTGGCGGGCCTTTGGCCTCGGGGCCTACGGCCAGGCCGGACCGGAGGTGCTCGGCAATCTGCGCCTGGCCCTGGCCCGCCAGGACCGCTACGGCCCGTACGACACGCCGCTTCTGGCCCAACTCCTGGCCGCCGCCGGAAGCGGCGGCCGTTTCGAGGCCCTGTGGGGCGGAGGGAAGCATGACACGGCCTGACACACCGGCCTGCCCCCGGTTTTCCCGGCGGCAGGCCGTCAAGCTGCTGGCCGCCTCCGGCCTCGTGGCCGCCGGGGCGGGCCTTGGCTGCGACACCGCCGTCGACGGCCGGCCCAAGACCCCGGTCTTTGTGGCCAAGGCGTCCGACTACGGCGCGGACCTTGGCGGCATCCTGCGCCGGGGCCTGGCGGAGCTCGGCGTCACGCCCGGGGAGGTGGCCGGCAAGCGGGTGCTTTTAAAGCCCAATCTGGTCGAACCCCACGCCGGGGCCGGCCACATCAACACCCATCCGCTGGTGGTCCGGGCCGCGGCCGAAGCCTTTCTGGCCCTGGGCGCGGCCGGGGTGGTGGTGGCCGAGGGGGCCGGACACCGCCGCGACGCCTGGCTGGTGCTTGAGGAATCGGGCCTGGCCGACGTCCTGGCCGAGGACCGGCTCGCCTTCCGGGACCTCAACACCGGGCCCGTCCACCGGGTGAAAAACCAGGGCAGCTGGAGCAGGCTTGGCGACCTGTGGCTGCCGGACGCCCTCGGCGAGGCGGACCTGGTGGTGTCTTTGGCCAAGATGAAGACCCACCACTGGGCCGGGGCCACGCTGTCGATGAAAAACCTTTTCGGCGTCATGCCGGGCGTGGTCTACGGCTGGCCCAAAAACGCCCTGCACTTCGCGGGCATCGAGCCCTCGATCCTGGACATCAACGCCACGGTCCGTCCGGCCCTGGCCATTGTGGACGGCATCGTCGGCATGGAGGGCGACGGGCCCATCATGGGCGATCCGGTCCCGGCCGGGGTGCTGGTCATGGGCCGCTCGGCCGTGGCCGTGGACGCCACCTGTTGCCGGGTCATGGGCATCGACCCGGACCGCCTGGGCTACCTGCGCGAGGCGGCCGGCCGGCTCGGACCCATCGCCGCCGGCCGCCTCGAACAGCGGGGCGAGGACCCGGCCGCCGTGCGCCGCGATTTCGCCCTGCTCGATTACGTGCCGGCCCAGCAGGGGATCAGGCTGGCCCGGTAGGGCCGCCTGGACGGTTGCATCGGCCGGGCGGTGTGGTAGCGTGGGGGGATGCGCCGCCCCTTGCCCCTTTTTTCGCGCCGGGCCGCATCGAGGTCCCGGCTTGCGCCCCTGGCGTTCGTCACGGCGGTCTCCCTCTTTGCGGCCGCCGCCCTGCTCGTGGCGGCCTTCCTGGCCGGCCGGTCCTGCGCCCGGGGAGGGGACAGCCTGCTCGACGTCCACACCGGGGCCTGGCTGCCGCTTGGCCGGGTGGCCGAGGACCTGGCCCGCTGCCGGCTGGTGGCCGTGGGCGAGACCCACGACGATCCGGCCCACCACCGGCTGCAACTGGACGTGATCCGGGCCGTGGCCGCCACCGGGGCCCGGGTGTCGGTGGGCCTCGAGATGTTTCCGGCCGGGGAGCAGGCGCTTCTGGACGGGTATCTCCTCGGGCGGGTGGACGAGGAGGTCCTGGAAAAAGCCTTTGCGGCCTACTGGGGCCACACCTTTGCCCTTTACCGCGACATCTTCCGGACCTGCCGGCAGGCGGGCATCCCGCTCGTCGGCCTGAACGTCCCCCGGGGCCTGACCCGCAAGGTGGCCCGGGAGGGATTCGCCGCCCTGACCCCCGAGGAGCGGGGGGGGCTGCCCCTGGTGGCCTGCCAGGTGGACCGGGACTACGAGGCGTTTTTGCGGCGCGTGGCCGGCGACCATGCCGGAGGCACGGATTTTCGGTATTTCTGCGAGGCGCAGGTGGTCTGGGACACGGCCATGGCCGTCTTCGCCCGGGACTACCTCGCCGCCCACCCGGGCCGGGTCCTGGTCGTCCTTTGCGGCACGACCCACGCCTGGAAGCGGGGCATGCCCTATCAAGTGCGGCGCCTGGCCCCGGACCTGCCCCTGCGCGTCATCCTGCCGGAGATTCCGGGCCGCATCGAGCCGGCCACGGCGGGCCCTGGGGACTGCGATTATTTGGCCGCCGTTCCCTGAGGGATTGCAGGCGGATACCCCGTCGGACCGCTCCGAAGGGACTTGCCATATCGCCGGTTTACCCTTACCTGATGACGTGGCCGGGATGTCGGGAAAGAAGAGGGCTCCCCGTGGCGGGAGGCCTTGCCGGACGGCGTCTTTCGGGGCGTCGTGGACGGCGAAACGTTTCCCGGCATTCGTTCGAATCGGCGCAGGCCAACCGCTCGGGACGCCGCCCGCCGGCAGCGGCCGGGCCGGCGGCCAGGAGTGGTCACCATCCCGGTCTTCCCCGCAACCTCGTCCCCGACGTTGCCCGACGTCCCCGTGGCCCCCGCTTGCCGGGCGCCACGGGGCGGTTTGAGTATGGCACGCCGGCCCGCTTGCCCGGCAAGGTAGAAAAGACTCTATGGATACCCCGCAAGACAACGATGCCACCGAAGCCAAGGCCGGCCCGTCCGTTCTCGGCGGCTTCGGCATGGCCCTTTCCGACAGGGAAAAAAAGAACCTGCTGACCTTCCTCTCCATCGGGGTCATCCTGGTGGAATTCGCCGTCACCATCGCCGCCGTGTGCTACGGCATCATCAATTCCCAGAAACTGCCCGACGGCACCATCCAGTTCCGCTTCCCCTGGATTCCCTACGCCGTGGCCCTGATCCTGGCCCCGGTGGCCATCATGTTCGTGGTCAACATCATCGGCATGGGGTTCACCCGCTTTTTCAAGGGCGAGCCGGCCATGGACGAAGAGCACATGCGCTACATGCCGGAGCGGCTGCGCCGGCTGATCAGCCTGTCGCGGGGGCTGCCGACCATCATCCTCCTTGGCGGCATGATCCTTCTCGGCGCGGCGCTCTACTACCTCGACGCGGTCATCCAGATGCTGCTGCGCATCGGGGACCACGTGGAGGTCATCGCCCCGTGGGTGATGCTCGGGCTGGTGGCGGCCTGGTGCCTGAGCTACCTCGTGCGCATGTGGTTTCTCTACAAGACCCGGCGCATGCAGGAGGAATACGCCTTCCGCCGCGAGGTGCTCGAACGCACGGGCATCGTGATCGTGGACGGCCG encodes:
- a CDS encoding DUF362 domain-containing protein — protein: MTRPDTPACPRFSRRQAVKLLAASGLVAAGAGLGCDTAVDGRPKTPVFVAKASDYGADLGGILRRGLAELGVTPGEVAGKRVLLKPNLVEPHAGAGHINTHPLVVRAAAEAFLALGAAGVVVAEGAGHRRDAWLVLEESGLADVLAEDRLAFRDLNTGPVHRVKNQGSWSRLGDLWLPDALGEADLVVSLAKMKTHHWAGATLSMKNLFGVMPGVVYGWPKNALHFAGIEPSILDINATVRPALAIVDGIVGMEGDGPIMGDPVPAGVLVMGRSAVAVDATCCRVMGIDPDRLGYLREAAGRLGPIAAGRLEQRGEDPAAVRRDFALLDYVPAQQGIRLAR
- a CDS encoding ChaN family lipoprotein: MPLFSRRAASRSRLAPLAFVTAVSLFAAAALLVAAFLAGRSCARGGDSLLDVHTGAWLPLGRVAEDLARCRLVAVGETHDDPAHHRLQLDVIRAVAATGARVSVGLEMFPAGEQALLDGYLLGRVDEEVLEKAFAAYWGHTFALYRDIFRTCRQAGIPLVGLNVPRGLTRKVAREGFAALTPEERGGLPLVACQVDRDYEAFLRRVAGDHAGGTDFRYFCEAQVVWDTAMAVFARDYLAAHPGRVLVVLCGTTHAWKRGMPYQVRRLAPDLPLRVILPEIPGRIEPATAGPGDCDYLAAVP